The region ATCATCGTTATCTTCCTCCGCGGGGGAATCGTCGGTGGAGTCAATTTGTTATGGGTTAGCCTTACGGGTAAGGGGGGGAGATGAGCGCCAAGCTTCTCGAAGTGCAAGGATTATGCAAGGATTTTGGCGGGCTGAGAGCCGTTGACGATCTTGACTTTTATATTCAGGAAGGTGAGATTTTTAGCATCATTGGTCCTAATGGATCAGGAAAAACAACCTTGTTTAATGTCATTACCGGTTTTCATCAGGCCACGAGAGGAAAGGTGGTCTTTGCCGGGGAAAATATTACTAACCTGAAGCCTTTCCGGATTGCCCAAAAAGGAATTGCCCGAACTTTTCAAATCACTGCCGTTTTCAGCCGGGATACGGTCCTGGATAATTTGATTATCGGACATCGCCTGCGAATCAGAGCGGCTCTCCTGGGGACTATATTGGGGGGGCGTCGTCACAGCCAAGAGGAAGCAGAATGCCGGCAAAAGGCCGAAGAGCTATTGGAATTCGTTGGGTTAACCCATGAACGGAAGATGATCGCCGGCAATCTCACTCAAGAAGCTCAAAAGCGGTTATCCATAGGCATGGCCTTAGCCACTGAACCCCAATTACTTCTGCTGGATGAACCCACCGGTGGAGTTAATTTAAGGGAGATTAGTAGCCTGATCACCCTCATCGAAAAGATCAAGGAGAAAAGGATCACTATAGTCCTTATCGAGCACAAAATGAAGGTAGCGATGGAACTACCCGACCGCATAATGGTTCTTAGCTATGGGCGAAAGATTACCGAAGGGACGCCCAAAGAAGTCGGCCAGGACCAACGAGTAATCGAAGCTTACCTGGGGAAAAGCTATGCTGCTAAGAGTGCATGAAATAGAAACCTACTATGGTAGGGCTCAGGCTTTGAAGGGAATATCCATGGAAGTGGCCAAAGGGGAGTTGATCACCATTCTCGGTGCCAATGGGGCTGGGAAAACAACCCTCCTCAGGACCATTTCGGGATTTATCCAGCCCAAAAAAGGATCGGTTGAATTTGAGGGCAAGAAGATCGAACATTTGGATCCTGAGGCC is a window of Deltaproteobacteria bacterium DNA encoding:
- a CDS encoding ABC transporter ATP-binding protein, whose translation is MSAKLLEVQGLCKDFGGLRAVDDLDFYIQEGEIFSIIGPNGSGKTTLFNVITGFHQATRGKVVFAGENITNLKPFRIAQKGIARTFQITAVFSRDTVLDNLIIGHRLRIRAALLGTILGGRRHSQEEAECRQKAEELLEFVGLTHERKMIAGNLTQEAQKRLSIGMALATEPQLLLLDEPTGGVNLREISSLITLIEKIKEKRITIVLIEHKMKVAMELPDRIMVLSYGRKITEGTPKEVGQDQRVIEAYLGKSYAAKSA